A single window of Rubripirellula lacrimiformis DNA harbors:
- a CDS encoding NUDIX hydrolase: protein MNQNPDESVPEKLVFTGTRFNVHQMVLTGSDGQTYHREVIRHPGAVVLLPLIDDDTVVLIENTRATVGETLLELPAGTREAGEDAEVTAGRELIEETGYAAGSLTKIHEFYSAPGICDELMHLYVARSLTKGQHAREAVEQIENHVATRSDVARYIGEGRIRDAKTLIGLYLFLYSPVVNA from the coding sequence ATGAACCAAAACCCGGATGAATCGGTGCCCGAGAAACTTGTGTTCACCGGGACGCGTTTCAATGTTCACCAAATGGTCCTGACCGGCAGCGACGGACAAACGTACCATCGCGAAGTGATTCGGCACCCAGGTGCCGTGGTGTTGCTGCCGTTGATCGATGATGACACCGTCGTGTTGATCGAAAACACTCGCGCAACGGTTGGCGAAACCCTGCTAGAACTTCCCGCAGGGACCCGCGAAGCCGGCGAGGATGCGGAAGTGACCGCCGGCCGCGAACTGATCGAAGAAACCGGCTATGCCGCCGGCTCATTGACGAAGATCCACGAATTCTATTCGGCACCCGGGATTTGTGACGAACTGATGCATTTGTACGTTGCACGAAGCCTGACCAAGGGGCAGCATGCCCGTGAAGCGGTGGAGCAAATCGAGAACCACGTTGCCACGCGATCCGATGTGGCTAGATACATTGGCGAGGGCAGGATCCGAGACGCCAAGACGTTGATCGGGTTGTATTTGTTTTTGTACTCGCCCGTCGTGAATGCCTGA
- the truB gene encoding tRNA pseudouridine(55) synthase TruB, producing MVRLSVAAGQDHLVNIETRPGEHKFLGHRFIRVLVHDNTCDEGKGKLGGLGPPRFFVKLSLRLSWQHPTSPAAHVFGFINCYKPPGMTSRDAVNVVQRRLRGLRTDDGAKVKVGHAGTLDPLAEGVLVMGVGRAVRLVPYVQQQVKHYRGKFLLGQSSVSGDLEGEVAQHPDLPIPTLDQLQTAATGLIGTITQTPPAHSAIWIDGVRAHERVRAGEDVDMPSRQVQIDTLQILKYQFPEIELDIQCGSGTYIRTLGMDLARAAGSVAVMSHLCRHGVGRFVHTKAVSVQRLAEDDLEPLLLPPIMAVAHMPQIEIDEDESVRLGHGLQIRRTTDDDEAAAINEDGELRAIVNVRDGAWFPKRVFPTQNS from the coding sequence ATGGTACGTTTGTCCGTCGCTGCCGGTCAGGACCATTTGGTGAACATTGAAACGCGTCCCGGTGAACACAAGTTTCTCGGGCACCGATTCATCCGGGTTTTGGTTCATGACAACACGTGCGACGAAGGGAAGGGGAAATTGGGCGGCTTGGGTCCACCGCGTTTTTTTGTAAAGCTATCGCTTCGACTTTCCTGGCAACACCCGACTTCCCCTGCGGCCCACGTGTTCGGATTCATCAACTGCTACAAGCCGCCTGGCATGACATCCCGTGACGCGGTCAACGTAGTTCAGCGGCGATTGCGTGGGCTTCGCACGGACGACGGAGCGAAGGTCAAAGTCGGCCATGCGGGAACCTTGGACCCGTTGGCCGAAGGCGTTTTGGTGATGGGCGTTGGACGCGCCGTCCGGCTGGTGCCCTATGTTCAACAACAAGTGAAACATTATCGGGGCAAGTTTCTGTTGGGCCAATCCAGCGTTTCGGGAGACCTGGAGGGCGAAGTCGCCCAACATCCCGACCTGCCGATCCCCACGTTGGACCAGCTGCAAACGGCAGCCACCGGCCTGATCGGCACAATCACTCAAACGCCGCCCGCCCATTCGGCCATCTGGATCGACGGAGTCCGGGCACACGAACGGGTTCGAGCCGGCGAAGACGTCGACATGCCATCGCGGCAGGTCCAAATCGACACGCTTCAGATATTGAAGTACCAGTTCCCAGAGATCGAACTGGACATTCAGTGCGGTTCGGGAACCTACATTCGCACGCTGGGGATGGACCTGGCACGCGCCGCCGGGTCCGTCGCCGTCATGTCACACTTATGCCGCCACGGCGTCGGGCGTTTCGTCCACACCAAAGCGGTGTCGGTCCAGCGACTGGCCGAAGACGATCTGGAACCGCTGCTGTTGCCGCCCATCATGGCGGTCGCCCATATGCCGCAAATCGAGATCGACGAAGACGAGTCGGTTCGACTGGGACATGGTCTGCAAATTCGCCGCACCACGGATGACGACGAAGCTGCTGCGATCAACGAAGACGGAGAACTGCGTGCGATCGTCAACGTTCGCGACGGAGCCTGGTTCCCCAAACGAGTCTTCCCGACTCAGAACAGCTGA
- a CDS encoding glycerophosphodiester phosphodiesterase: MIRSLSRCLFGMLAVVVLSAPVSAQMIVAHRGASHDAPENTLSAFRLAWQQGADGVEGDFYLTADDQIVCIHDRDTKRTAGTQKMVEASTLAELRTLEYGSWKNKKFAGESIPTLDEVIETVPEGKKLIIELKSTLRIVPKLVETLKKHQDKPIEWIVIAFDAPTAAAFKKQMPDVKTHWLTSFKQSTPVSAYQPTAARIAATVDKIGVDGVGMNGKTEVIDAEFVKALKAGGCPEFHVWTIDDVATAKTFQSLGAMGVTTNVPAVIGAALR; the protein is encoded by the coding sequence ATGATTCGCTCACTTTCCAGATGCCTGTTCGGCATGCTTGCCGTTGTTGTTCTTTCCGCGCCGGTATCCGCCCAAATGATCGTCGCCCACCGTGGTGCTTCGCACGACGCGCCCGAAAACACGCTGTCGGCGTTCCGCTTGGCTTGGCAGCAAGGAGCCGACGGTGTCGAAGGCGATTTCTATCTGACGGCCGACGATCAGATTGTGTGCATCCATGATCGCGACACCAAGCGAACCGCAGGTACCCAAAAGATGGTCGAAGCGTCGACATTGGCTGAACTTCGCACGCTGGAATACGGTAGTTGGAAGAACAAGAAGTTTGCTGGCGAATCGATCCCCACCTTGGACGAAGTGATCGAGACCGTGCCGGAGGGCAAGAAGTTGATCATCGAGTTGAAGTCGACGTTGCGGATCGTGCCGAAGTTGGTCGAGACACTGAAGAAGCACCAGGACAAGCCGATCGAGTGGATCGTGATCGCCTTTGATGCCCCCACCGCTGCCGCGTTCAAGAAACAGATGCCTGATGTGAAGACGCACTGGTTGACCAGTTTTAAACAAAGCACGCCGGTATCGGCCTATCAACCGACCGCCGCTCGAATCGCTGCCACAGTCGATAAGATTGGCGTGGACGGTGTCGGGATGAACGGCAAGACCGAGGTGATCGACGCCGAATTTGTGAAGGCGTTGAAGGCCGGCGGCTGTCCCGAATTTCACGTCTGGACGATCGATGATGTGGCTACCGCAAAAACCTTCCAGTCCCTCGGTGCGATGGGCGTGACCACCAACGTCCCCGCCGTCATCGGCGCTGCACTGCGCTAA
- a CDS encoding FKBP-type peptidyl-prolyl cis-trans isomerase — protein MHTFKISGRPALWLLTFLCLTAASCAGPQRGPASIDPDAPEEFTTTDSGLKYRILRKGNGEMPGPSDRVTVDYSGWLDNGQIFDSSYTRNEPTSFGLNGVIPGWTEGLQYVSEGGMIELEIPSELGYGTRGTPGIPPNATLHFKVELLDIR, from the coding sequence ATGCACACATTCAAGATTTCCGGCCGTCCTGCACTTTGGTTATTAACGTTTCTTTGTTTGACCGCGGCATCTTGCGCCGGTCCCCAACGCGGACCTGCCTCGATCGATCCCGATGCTCCCGAAGAATTTACGACGACCGATTCGGGCCTGAAGTATCGGATTTTGCGGAAGGGCAATGGCGAAATGCCTGGTCCCAGCGATCGCGTGACCGTGGATTACTCGGGTTGGCTGGACAACGGTCAAATCTTCGATTCGTCCTACACCCGCAACGAACCCACATCCTTTGGCCTCAACGGCGTCATTCCCGGCTGGACCGAGGGACTGCAGTACGTCAGCGAAGGGGGCATGATCGAGCTCGAAATCCCGTCGGAACTGGGCTACGGAACCCGTGGAACCCCGGGAATTCCGCCCAATGCCACGCTGCACTTCAAAGTCGAACTGCTTGATATCCGCTAG